In one Brassica oleracea var. oleracea cultivar TO1000 chromosome C9, BOL, whole genome shotgun sequence genomic region, the following are encoded:
- the LOC106314055 gene encoding uncharacterized protein LOC106314055 — protein sequence MKGTGRSYFKPTNFELLNILHWRLVRGKRCSFITDMQNLYERAPWLLQHVRHVRFRENEWFYFVRRNKRPGKQKADSTRPSRTVGESGIWKTSGVVAQIKNQDGANVGTKRHISFKANSATVKDGITTGWTMHEFVLDEPWFQEVVLCRIRFCKRKDNAQYAPRFLPIVIGRERGDSIHHGVAAAGEELQYLDAPVETHEAQGMEQWTGSCSREVVSYLSRQQIMVQDSNYTILNGGGMMQHQDFGSYGQHFSVNGSMEKHQDFGSYGQLSGECLGQQQNHILAGQAIYVSHMEDHQQQRHNLFGGHVTGPSHSAQAMEEEEGEEEQQWNGYFGPYSAQPYDQGMMENQDFGSSALGLAQNHQCLGQKNDLSALSELAAQQQHLGEGSKLSGPSQVPVMMNQALDQEEHHVPWSAQPNDQYKGQNNDLPTVPMETQQQQHENVIINSAVQLHLEAQDNVPLINESMEAQATDLPVNQGIDASHGGIVGSLTYSELYQEFLGEEEMGSEMDNIWNDFLNEEWVQKLGKNTPEEEAELMADLTNCETFESFLDSLLPN from the coding sequence ATGAAGGGGACTGGACGGTCGTATTTCAAACCCACAAACTTTGAGCTCCTCAACATCCTTCACTGGAGACTCGTTAGAGGCAAACGATGTAGTTTCATAACCGACATGCAGAATCTGTACGAGAGAGCGCCGTGGCTTCTACAGCACGTAAGGCATGTTAGATTCCGCGAGAACGAATGGTTTTACTTCGTCAGGAGGAATAAACGTCCAGGGAAGCAAAAAGCTGATTCGACGAGACCGAGCAGAACGGTCGGTGAGTCAGGTATATGGAAGACGAGTGGTGTTGTGGCTCAGATAAAGAATCAAGATGGAGCTAACGTCGGTACTAAGAGGCACATAAGCTTCAAAGCTAACAGTGCAACAGTGAAAGATGGGATCACAACTGGTTGGACGATGCATGAGTTTGTTTTAGATGAACCGTGGTTTCAAGAAGTGGTTCTGTGTAGAATCCGGTTTTGTAAGCGTAAAGACAATGCTCAATATGCTCCAAGATTCTTACCTATTGTGATTGGACGTGAACGGGGAGACAGTATTCATCATGGTGTTGCTGCTGCTGGTGAAGAACTTCAATACTTGGACGCTCCGGTGGAGACTCATGAAGCTCAAGGCATGGAGCAGTGGACTGGATCTTGTTCTCGCGAGGTTGTCTCATACTTGTCTCGTCAACAGATTATGGTACAAGACTCAAACTATACAATATTGAATGGAGGAGGTATGATGCAACATCAAGACTTTGGGTCCTATGGTCAACACTTCTCAGTGAATGGAAGCATGGAGAAACACCAAGACTTTGGTTCTTATGGTCAGCTATCAGGAGAATGTTTAGGTCAGCAGCAAAATCATATTCTTGCAGGACAAGCAATCTATGTCTCACATATGGAGGACCACCAGCAGCAACGCCATAACCTTTTTGGGGGACATGTGACGGGTCCTTCACACTCGGCTCAAGCCATGGAGGAGGAGGAGGGGGAGGAGGAGCAGCAATGGAATGGATATTTTGGTCCATACTCGGCTCAACCATATGATCAAGGCATGATGGAGAATCAAGACTTTGGCTCTTCTGCTTTAGGTTTGGCTCAAAATCATCAGTGTTTGGGACAGAAAAATGATCTCTCAGCTCTTTCAGAACTTGCTGCTCAGCAACAACATTTAGGAGAAGGCTCAAAATTATCTGGCCCTTCACAGGTTCCAGTTATGATGAATCAAGCTTTGGATCAGGAGGAGCATCATGTTCCATGGTCGGCTCAGCCAAATGATCAGTATAAAGGACAGAACAATGACCTCCCAACGGTTCCTATGGAGACTCAGCAACAACAGCATGAGAATGTCATTATAAACTCAGCTGTGCAGCTACATCTTGAGGCACAAGACAATGTTCCTTTGATAAATGAATCCATGGAAGCACAAGCCACAGATCTTCCAGTGAACCAAGGTATAGATGCGTCACATGGAGGCATTGTGGGCTCTCTTACTTACAGCGAATTGTATCAAGAATTTCTTGGAGAGGAAGAGATGGGTTCAGAGATGGATAACATTTGGAATGACTTTTTGAATGAGGAATGGGTTCAAAAGCTTGGAAAAAACACACCAGAAGAAGAAGCTGAGTTAATGGCTGATCTCACAAACTGTGAAACTTTTGAGTCTTTCTTGGACTCCTTATTGCCCAACTAA
- the LOC106317070 gene encoding probable glycerol-3-phosphate acyltransferase 3, which translates to MAVKISVFQSLVFLFYRFILRRNTKSKYQKCPSTLLQSDLSRDTLIFNLERSLLKSDSLFPYFMLVAFEAGGVIRSFILFILYPLITLMLSHEMGVKVMVMVSFFGIKKDGFRAGGAVLPKHFLEDVGLEMFKVLRKGGKRIVVSYDLPQVMIEGFLRDYLEVEVVVGREMKVVGDYYLGIMEDKTKHDLVFDDLVRKEKLNTGRVIGITSYNTSLHRYLFSQFCQEIYFVKRSDKRTWQTLPKSQYPKPLFFHDGRLAIRPTPMNTLALFMWGPFAVLAAAARLFVSLCIPYTLSIPILCFSGCRLTFEIDEVSSQKLNSSERKGCLFACNHRTLLDPLYVGFSLKKKNIKTVTYSLSRVSEILAPIKTVRLTRDRVSDGQAMKKLLTEGDLVVCPEGTTCREPYLLRFSPLFAEISDVIVPVAVTSPATFFYGTTASGLKAFDPLFFLMDPYPTYTVQFLDPVSGVTCQDPDGKLKFEVANHVQSAIGKALDFECTNLTRKDKYLILAGNNGVVKKN; encoded by the exons ATGGCAGTTAAGATTTCAGTTTTTCAATCTCTTGTCTTTCTCTTTTACCGGTTTATCCTCCGGCGGAATACTAAATCAAAATACCAAAAATGCCCTTCTACTCTCCTTCAGTCTGACCTATCACGCGACACATTGATATTTAACTTGGAAAGATCTCTTCTCAAATCCGACTCTCTCTTCCCTTACTTCATGCTAGTAGCGTTCGAGGCGGGAGGGGTGATAAGGTCATTTATCCTCTTCATTCTCTACCCACTGATAACCTTGATGTTGAGCCACGAGATGGGTGTGAAAGTGATGGTAATGGTGAGTTTCTTTGGGATCAAGAAAGATGGTTTTAGAGCGGGGGGAGCTGTTTTGCCTAAACATTTCCTAGAAGATGTCGGGCTCGAAATGTTCAAAGTATTAAGGAAAGGAGGGAAGAGAATCGTCGTGAGTTATGACCTTCCTCAAGTTATGATCGAAGGGTTCTTGAGAGATTACTTGGAGGTTGAAGTTGTTGTGGGTAGAGAAATGAAGGTCGTTGGTGATTATTACTTAGGAATCATGGAGGATAAGACCAAACATGATCTTGTCTTTGATGATTTGGTTCGTAAAGAGAAACTAAACACTGGTCGTGTTATTGGTATCACTTCCTACAACACATCTCTGCACCGATATCTATTCTCTCAGTTTTGCCAG GAGATTTATTTTGTGAAGAGATCCGACAAGAGAACCTGGCAAACCCTACCAAAAAGCCAATACCCTAAACCACTGTTCTTTCATGATGGTCGTCTCGCAATCAGACCAACCCCAATGAACACTCTGGCCTTGTTCATGTGGGGTCCATTCGCAGTCTTAGCCGCAGCAGCTAGACTCTTTGTCTCTCTTTGTATCCCTTACACATTATCAATCCCAATCCTATGTTTCTCCGGTTGCAGACTAACCTTCGAGATCGACGAAGTCTCATCTCAAAAGTTAAACTCTAGTGAACGCAAAGGTTGTCTCTTTGCGTGTAACCACAGAACTTTGTTGGACCCTCTATACGTTGGATTCTCTTTAAAAAAGAAAAACATCAAAACAGTAACGTATAGTTTGAGTAGAGTCTCGGAGATTCTAGCTCCCATCAAAACCGTTAGACTGACTCGTGATCGTGTCAGCGACGGACAAGCCATGAAGAAACTATTGACCGAAGGGGATCTCGTGGTTTGTCCCGAAGGAACCACTTGTAGAGAACCTTACTTGCTAAGGTTTAGTCCTTTGTTCGCGGAGATCAGTGACGTCATCGTTCCCGTGGCAGTTACGTCACCCGCAACCTTCTTCTATGGTACAACGGCAAGTGGCCTTAAGGCATTTGACCCGCTCTTCTTCCTCATGGATCCTTATCCAACCTACACAGTCCAGTTTCTTGACCCTGTCTCCGGTGTCACGTGTCAAGATCCTGATGGGAAGTTAAAGTTTGAAGTGGCTAATCATGTTCAGAGCGCGATTGGGAAGGCGTTGGATTTTGAATGCACCAATCTCACTAGAAAAGACAAGTATTTGATATTGGCTGGTAATAATGGCGTAGTGAAGAAAAATTAA